A window from Candidatus Obscuribacterales bacterium encodes these proteins:
- a CDS encoding response regulator transcription factor: protein MSKIRVVLVEDHDLTRVGLKTALQQYSQLEIVGDAADGQRGLALLQHLNPDVAIVDIGLPDMDGIEVTRRFKAQQMAGDELSQDGQGGTKVLILTMHDSEDSVLAAFAAGADSYSVKDVKLDKLVEAIEATHQGNAWIDPAIARIVLQETQKPRPDLESDRQTTIDAVSPQYEELIDADPLTNRELEVLELIVAGHNNAAIADALQISIGTVKTHVRNILSKLCASDRTQAAVRALRSGLVS from the coding sequence ATGAGTAAGATTCGAGTTGTATTAGTTGAAGATCATGACTTGACCCGGGTGGGGCTGAAAACTGCACTGCAGCAATATAGCCAGCTTGAGATCGTGGGGGATGCGGCGGATGGACAGCGCGGTTTAGCGCTACTCCAGCATTTGAATCCGGATGTGGCGATCGTGGATATTGGCTTGCCAGACATGGACGGCATTGAGGTGACGCGCCGCTTTAAGGCTCAGCAAATGGCTGGGGATGAGTTATCCCAGGATGGGCAGGGGGGAACGAAGGTTCTCATTCTGACGATGCATGACAGTGAGGATTCGGTGCTGGCGGCGTTTGCGGCGGGAGCCGATTCCTACAGTGTGAAGGATGTAAAGCTGGATAAACTGGTGGAGGCAATTGAGGCGACCCACCAGGGTAATGCCTGGATTGATCCAGCGATCGCTCGGATTGTGCTACAGGAAACCCAAAAGCCGCGACCGGATTTGGAGAGCGATCGCCAAACAACGATTGATGCCGTCAGTCCCCAGTATGAGGAGCTGATTGATGCAGATCCGTTGACCAATCGGGAGCTGGAGGTGCTGGAGCTGATCGTGGCGGGGCATAACAACGCCGCGATCGCAGACGCACTACAAATTTCGATTGGCACGGTGAAAACCCATGTGCGTAATATTTTGAGTAAGCTCTGTGCGAGCGATCGCACCCAGGCAGCAGTGCGGGCGTTGCGATCGGGATTGGTGAGTTAG
- a CDS encoding phasin family protein has product MPGFGDLVQKAFYLGVGIASYAGEKAGTTFTELRSQAQKLADEMVARGEMTTEEAKRMVDEMVSKAQQVPNASTNTPPAHSGEPRRIEILSDDDEPSPEAVDSLRDQVTQLRDELNRLKKDS; this is encoded by the coding sequence ATGCCTGGTTTTGGCGATTTGGTGCAAAAAGCATTCTATTTAGGCGTTGGCATCGCGTCCTATGCCGGTGAAAAAGCGGGAACGACCTTTACGGAACTGCGATCGCAAGCCCAAAAGCTGGCGGATGAAATGGTGGCTCGGGGTGAAATGACCACCGAAGAAGCTAAGCGTATGGTGGATGAAATGGTCAGCAAGGCCCAACAAGTCCCCAACGCCAGCACAAACACGCCCCCAGCCCACTCCGGCGAACCCCGTCGTATCGAAATCCTTTCCGATGACGATGAACCAAGCCCCGAAGCCGTTGACTCTCTACGCGATCAAGTAACCCAACTGCGTGATGAACTCAACCGCCTCAAGAAAGATTCCTAG
- the proS gene encoding proline--tRNA ligase translates to MRLSQMLFVTLREDPAEAEIPSHKLLLRAGYIRRIGSGLYAYLPFMWRVLQKVSQIVREEMNATGAQECLLPQLQPAELWRESGRWDTYTQAEGIMFALGDRQERELGLGPTHEEVITAIARDLIRSYRQLPVNLYQIQTKFRDEIRPRFGLMRGREFIMKDAYSFHPDTDSLDQTYSAMHDAYCNILRRTGLAFRAVDADSGAIGGSGSQEFMVLADAGEDEVLYTDDGNYAANVEKAVSRPADALPSTYTAYEKLQTPNTPTIASLCEFLNCSPTQIVKNVLYQATFDNGQTVLVLVNIRGDQDVNEVKLTNELTKLAPTYGGNTVIALTVPDADQQKNWAAKPLPLGYISPGLADDYIQPTANLAPKFLRLMDQTATDLKNFVTGSDESGYHVVGANWGSEIPRPTTVVDVRTAQAGDRALHDPSQILKSARGIEIGHIFKLGTKYSQALGATYTNEQGEDLPLVMGCYGVGVSRLAQAAVEQSYDKDGIIWPVAIAPYHAIVVVPNVTDADQMAAAEQLYADLNAAGVETLLDDRDERAGVKFKDSELVGIPFRVVTGRSLKQGKVEVVKRADRSAQELALADVVPTLKQWVTEALNA, encoded by the coding sequence ATGCGGCTGTCTCAGATGCTCTTTGTCACGTTGCGGGAAGATCCAGCCGAAGCCGAGATTCCTAGCCACAAGTTACTCCTGCGGGCCGGCTACATTCGCCGCATCGGCAGCGGTCTCTACGCCTACCTGCCCTTCATGTGGCGCGTCTTGCAAAAAGTGTCGCAGATTGTCCGCGAAGAAATGAACGCTACCGGTGCCCAGGAATGCCTGCTGCCCCAACTGCAGCCCGCCGAACTCTGGCGCGAATCGGGCCGCTGGGATACCTACACCCAAGCCGAAGGCATCATGTTTGCCCTCGGCGATCGCCAAGAGCGAGAACTGGGCCTTGGCCCCACCCACGAAGAAGTGATCACCGCGATCGCCCGTGATCTAATCCGCTCCTATCGCCAACTGCCCGTCAATCTTTACCAGATCCAAACCAAATTCCGCGACGAAATTCGCCCCCGCTTCGGTCTGATGCGCGGCCGCGAATTTATCATGAAAGACGCCTATTCCTTCCATCCCGACACCGACAGCCTGGATCAAACCTACAGCGCCATGCACGACGCCTACTGCAACATTCTGCGGCGTACTGGCCTGGCCTTCCGCGCCGTCGATGCCGACTCCGGAGCGATCGGTGGCTCCGGCTCCCAAGAATTTATGGTGCTGGCCGATGCTGGAGAAGACGAAGTTCTCTACACCGACGATGGCAACTACGCCGCCAACGTCGAAAAAGCCGTCTCCCGCCCCGCCGATGCCCTGCCCTCCACCTACACCGCCTACGAAAAACTTCAAACCCCCAACACCCCCACCATCGCCAGCCTCTGCGAATTTCTCAACTGCTCCCCCACCCAGATTGTTAAAAACGTCCTGTACCAAGCCACGTTCGACAACGGTCAGACCGTCCTCGTCTTGGTGAACATTCGCGGCGACCAAGACGTCAATGAAGTCAAGCTCACCAACGAACTCACCAAACTGGCCCCCACCTACGGTGGCAACACCGTCATTGCCCTCACCGTTCCCGATGCCGACCAGCAAAAAAACTGGGCCGCCAAACCCCTGCCCCTCGGCTACATCTCCCCTGGCCTGGCCGACGACTACATCCAACCCACCGCCAACCTCGCGCCCAAATTTCTGCGCTTGATGGACCAAACCGCCACCGACCTGAAAAACTTCGTCACCGGCTCTGATGAGTCCGGCTACCACGTCGTGGGAGCCAACTGGGGCAGCGAAATTCCCCGGCCAACGACCGTCGTCGATGTGCGCACAGCCCAGGCCGGCGATCGCGCCCTCCATGACCCCAGCCAAATCCTAAAAAGCGCTCGCGGCATTGAAATCGGCCACATCTTCAAACTAGGCACCAAATATTCCCAAGCCCTAGGAGCCACCTACACCAACGAACAGGGCGAAGACCTGCCCTTGGTCATGGGCTGCTACGGCGTCGGCGTCTCCCGCCTCGCCCAGGCCGCTGTTGAGCAATCCTACGACAAAGACGGCATCATCTGGCCCGTGGCGATCGCCCCCTACCATGCCATCGTCGTCGTGCCCAACGTCACTGACGCCGACCAAATGGCCGCCGCCGAACAGCTCTATGCCGACCTCAACGCGGCCGGCGTGGAAACCCTCCTCGATGATCGGGATGAACGAGCCGGCGTCAAATTCAAAGACTCCGAACTCGTGGGCATTCCCTTTCGCGTCGTCACAGGGCGATCGCTCAAGCAAGGTAAGGTAGAAGTAGTGAAACGCGCCGACCGTAGCGCCCAAGAGTTAGCCCTTGCCGACGTCGTCCCTACCCTCAAACAATGGGTCACCGAGGCCCTGAACGCCTGA
- a CDS encoding TIGR02450 family Trp-rich protein — translation MAKKQRFPHLLGSKWTSLQSTWGWRHFQVVNRKNEQGWVFAELVASCDPTVRFWLNANALKDRHLWQAGWKTREAMQQMQPPVDPLTDDLPDLEEAGMLQQDVTL, via the coding sequence ATGGCGAAGAAGCAACGATTTCCCCACCTACTCGGTTCAAAATGGACGTCGCTGCAAAGCACTTGGGGATGGCGACATTTCCAAGTGGTAAATCGCAAAAATGAGCAGGGCTGGGTATTTGCAGAACTGGTGGCGTCTTGTGATCCGACGGTGCGGTTTTGGCTAAATGCTAATGCTCTCAAGGATCGGCATCTATGGCAGGCGGGCTGGAAGACGCGGGAGGCGATGCAACAGATGCAGCCGCCGGTGGATCCGTTGACGGATGATCTGCCGGATCTAGAGGAGGCTGGTATGCTGCAACAGGACGTTACTCTGTAG